From Coffea arabica cultivar ET-39 chromosome 2e, Coffea Arabica ET-39 HiFi, whole genome shotgun sequence, the proteins below share one genomic window:
- the LOC140036235 gene encoding uncharacterized protein encodes MRLLVWNCQGVGSPLTVPQLREVNNLSSPSLIFLSETKNRKLVIDRIARRLRFQNSVVVEAMNRASGMAMFWSKGTNILEVHTTAFTIEAKIEDSDSNSIWWFVGLYASCDQMIRREQWRVISRRKRLWGDRFLIAGDFNDILSNEEKWGGAVREERSFRNFKEFIDQNNLVDIGYDGQPWTWSNHWNDEGEIRQRLDRGLCSVGWFQVFEKARCQHLTTLASDHSMLMIDTIPATDRHKKMFYFDKRWLQREGVQQVIESAWKIEEQGSRMFKITKKIRNCRIELLKWRNSFQANSRSKIHDLKKELEEARISESANRRQNLNDIKDKLSTAYKEEEHFWRQKSRISWLREGDKNTKFFHTYVKGRRVNNRIRNLQRNDSSWTSNEDEVVREIFDYFKDPFSSGGRGDMSEILDGIPNSITQDMNNNLTKVVEEKEIHDALFSMNSEKTPGQDGMALLFFQRFWSIIKKDIISAIQAFFTSGFMLKSINHTVISLIPKIQNLISLKHFRPISLCSVLLQNHFKNLG; translated from the coding sequence ATGAGGCTCTTGGTGTGGAACTGTCAAGGAgtggggagccccttgacagttccccagCTGAGGGAGGTTAACAACCTCTCCTCTCcaagtttgatttttttaagTGAAACTAAGAATAGGAAACTTGTCATTGATAGGATTGCTAGAAGGCTCAGGTTTCAGAATTCTGTAGTGGTCGAAGCTATGAATAGAGCAAGTGGCATGGCTATGTTTTGGTCTAAGGGCACTAACATCTTAGAAGTGCATACCACTGCTTTCACGATAGAGGCTAAAATTGAAGACAGTGACAGTAACAGTATCTGGTGGTTTGTTGGCTTATATGCTAGCTGTGATCAGATGATTAGGAGAGAACAATGGAGGGTGATCAGTAGAAGGAAAAGGCTTTGGGGAGACAGGTTTCTAATAGCTGGAGATTTCAATGACATCCTGTCTAATGAAGAAAAGTGGGGAGGTGCAGTAAGAGAGGAGAGAAGCTTTAGGAATTTCAAAGAATTCATCGATCAGAACAATCTAGTCGATATTGGCTATGATGGTCAACCTTGGACGTGGAGTAACCATTGGAATGATGAAGGAGAAATTAGGCAAAGGCTTGATAGAGGCCTTTGTAGTGTGGGTTGGTTCCAAGTTTTTGAGAAGGCAAGATGCCAGCACTTGACCACTTTGGCTTCTGATCACTCCATGCTGATGATAGACACCATACCTGCAACTGACAGGCACaagaaaatgttttattttgacaaGAGATGGCTACAAAGGGAAGGGGTGCAACAAGTGATTGAGAGTGCATGGAAAATAGAGGAGCAAGGCTCTAGGATgttcaaaattacaaaaaagaTCAGAAATTGCAGAATTGAACTCTTGAAATGGAGGAATTCTTTCCAAGCCAACTCAAGGAGCAAAATTCATGATCTTAAGAAAGAGCTGGAGGAAGCCAGGATTTCGGAGTCTGCTAACAGGAGGCAAAATCTGAATGACATCAAAGATAAGCTGAGCACTGCATATAAGGAGGAAGAGCACTTTTGGAGACAAAAATCGAGAATTAGTTGGCTTAGGGAGGGGGATAAAAATACCAAGTTTTTTCACACCTATGTCAAGGGTAGAAGAGTGAACAATAGAATCAGAAACTTGCAGCGAAATGATAGTTCTTGGACTAGTAACGAGGATGAGGTTGTGAGGGAAATTTTTGATTACTTTAAGGATCCTTTTAGTAGTGGTGGGAGAGGTGACATGTCTGAAATTCTAGATGGAATTCCTAACTCCATAACTCAGGACATGAATAATAATCTGACTAAGGTAGTTGAggaaaaagaaattcatgaTGCTCTTTTTTCCATGAATTCCGAAAAAACTCCAGGACAAGATGGGATGGCTCTTCTATTTTTCCAGAGATTTTGGAGCATCATCAAAAAAGACATTATCTCAGCGATCCAAGCTTTCTTCACTTCAGGCTTCATGCTTAAATCCATCAACCATACAGTTATATCCCTTatccccaaaatccagaatcTTATCAGTTTAAAGCATTTCAGGCCTATCAGTCTTTGTAGTGTGCTTTTacaaaatcatttcaaaaatcTTGGCTAA